The stretch of DNA AGTCCGAGGCGTTCTGCACCGCGATGATCAGCACCTGCATCACCAGGCCCAGCCCCATGCCGAGCAGCAGCATGTAGGCGCCCATGACGGTGTCGCTGGTGGTGTCGTCCACCTGCGCCAGCAGCACCAGGGAGATCGCGGTCAGCGCGGTGCCGATGATCGGGTAGATCTTGTACTTGCCGGTCCTGCTGATCAGCTGGCCGGTGCCGATCGAGGTGATCAGCAGGCCCGCCATCATCGGCAGCAGCCGCAGCCCGGAGACGGTCGGCGAGTTGCCGTTGACCACCTGCATGTACAGCGGGATGTAGGAGAGGGCGCCGAACATGCACAGGCCGATGACGAAGCCCATGCCCGAGCAGACCGTGAAGACCGGGTTGCGGAACAGCCGCAGCGGCAGCACCGGCTCGTCCACCCGCTGCTCCACCGCGACGAAGGCGAAGATCAGCAGGGCCGCGCCGAAGGCGCAGCCCCACACCTCGACGGAGTTCCAGGACCAGGTGGTGCCGCCGAGGCTGGTGATCAGTACCAGGCAGGTGGAGGCGGCGGCCAGCAGGAAGGTGCCCAGGTAGTCGATCTTCGGGCGGACGTCCGGGTTCTTGGCCTTGAGGGCGGTCGCGATCACGAACAGTGCGACGACGCCGACCGGCAGGTTGACGTAGAAGACCCAGCGCCAGTTGAGGTTGTCCACCAGGAAGCCGCCGAGCAGCGGTCCGACCACGGAGGAGACACCGAAGACGGCGCCGATCACGCCCTGGTAGCGGCCCCGGTCGCGGGGCGGCACGACGTCCGCGATCACCGCCATGGCCAGCACCATCAGCCCGCCGCCGCCCAGGCCCTGCAGGGCGCGGAAGGCGATCAGCTGGAGCATGTTCTGCGACACGCCGCAGAGGGCCGAGCCGATCAGGAAGATGACGATGCAGATGATGAAGACGTGCTTGCGGCCGAAGAGGTCGCCGAGCTTGCCCCACAGCGGGGTGGTCGCGGTGGCGGCGAGCAGGTAGGAGGTGACCACCCAGGAGAGGTGGTTGGCCCCGCCGAGGTCGCCGACGATGGTCGGCAGCGCGGTGGAGACGATGGTCTGGTCGAGGGCGGCCAGGAACATGCCCAGCATGACGCCGAGGAAGACCAGCCTGACCCGTCCGGAGCTCTCCTGGTTCGGTTCTGTGTCCGGCGGCCCTGCGGTCGCCTGCTGCTGGGTCATCGACCCTCCGCTGTCTCCGCCGTCTGTCTGATGGAATGGACTGGTCATCAGGTTTTCAGTGGAGCGGCGGGGATGCCTGTGCTGGAGGCCGAACGGGGGAGCGCGACGTTCTTCGGCTGCGGCGTCTGCATGGTTGGTCGCGCAGTTCCCCGCGCCCCTATGGGTCTGCAACTGGCCCAGTTGCAATTGGTCAGGGGCGCGGGGAACTGCGCGACCAGCAATCTGCGGTCCGCAGCCGAGGTCCTGGCTACGCGTACTGGACCGGGAGTTCCTTCACCCCGTTGAGCCAGGCCGAGCGCAGCCGGCGGGGCCGGCCGGTCAGCCGGATCGAGGGGACGGTGTCGGCGATGGCGTTGAAGATCAGGTCCAGCTCCAGCCGGGCCAGGTTCGCGCCCAGGCAGAAGTGCGGACCGCCGCCGCCGAACCCGAGGTGCGGGTTGGGGTCGCGGAGGATGTCGAACCGCTCGGGGCGGTCGAAGACCTCGGGGTCGTTGTTGGCCGAGCTGTAGAAGATGCCCACACGCTGACCTGCGGTGATGGCGACGCCGCCGAGCTCGGTGTCCTGGGTCGCGGTGCGCTGGAAGGACATCACCGGGGTGGCCCAGCGGACGATCTCGTCGGCGGCCGTCTGCGGGCGGCGCTCCTTGTAGAGCTCCCACTGCTCGGGATGGCTGA from Streptomyces sp. 846.5 encodes:
- a CDS encoding MFS transporter; protein product: MTQQQATAGPPDTEPNQESSGRVRLVFLGVMLGMFLAALDQTIVSTALPTIVGDLGGANHLSWVVTSYLLAATATTPLWGKLGDLFGRKHVFIICIVIFLIGSALCGVSQNMLQLIAFRALQGLGGGGLMVLAMAVIADVVPPRDRGRYQGVIGAVFGVSSVVGPLLGGFLVDNLNWRWVFYVNLPVGVVALFVIATALKAKNPDVRPKIDYLGTFLLAAASTCLVLITSLGGTTWSWNSVEVWGCAFGAALLIFAFVAVEQRVDEPVLPLRLFRNPVFTVCSGMGFVIGLCMFGALSYIPLYMQVVNGNSPTVSGLRLLPMMAGLLITSIGTGQLISRTGKYKIYPIIGTALTAISLVLLAQVDDTTSDTVMGAYMLLLGMGLGLVMQVLIIAVQNASDFSDLGTATSGVTYFRSIGGSFGASIFGTVLNNQLNHRISTAQANGTLSAQFPVKEVLANPTIVRKAPAAQQPLLEPFLHIYAISLQTVYLVAAAIAVIAFLLSLFLREVPLRTSTRTSQQGEAAGPPTFRTSAEEIEGMVTRLSSRENVWERYGRAIERSGIDISVPAAYGLFRLHRAGPVTLEEICRRNKFSPDEIRPKLAAMEQAGRIHTDADDMIRLTPQGEEIVGKLSEARLALLNEKLDGWSPEQHAELVAMLRVLADNSMDAPGRVMN